A single genomic interval of Cyprinus carpio isolate SPL01 chromosome B24, ASM1834038v1, whole genome shotgun sequence harbors:
- the LOC109095914 gene encoding nuclear pore complex protein DDB_G0274915-like produces MSTHDLKLQQSSCQSEVKASVTCVVSDQEGLYTQTDKSRFQNVSEHEKIHPGPLAQHIHNKKYLETRTTASSPSLQLTGQQKSSRDLQIRQIILLRSKEDLCRTSEEERKSARFTSTISISLPNRRNKKDTAEEKTLKATTNLTHEAIKNTANQHHTELRDVLSQTDQCGESTDELFKNGDGPKASFDEDSFTTLHQRGTKQGQNTGIQYNIGLHEQTQIVHNYSQRHSAHPVCEVQTEFNKESGANDCRENAATTPQYHSNLTSPEVDNGLKASTDSQFFAHHSEVANQVLSIDYLPAPHSESTTEPEPGLINITSAMLSSALASVLVPPWSGRLRRPKQGGNEVQHEPQDCGQNMNPSSLFRQERQQQPFLRSQRRPSEHMLAHDNDMQLTAGTSNNSPDWQKENNSPNITTTIQPKRPVTKSSSVGMMYNNTDLHPFPTPLDTRRVPELAHSGYRISNTGDEHESFKSLSSKPTTSSLLLSLRRSNLRNSSAEPTQSETQMTRSVRSLTLPSRVVLKTPSFAHPVTADDQTPEYPDPPARTEEIPVSQFPLSPRIRSRVPLRASLFLNKPETEISKRLEASIAKAEEETFPRSTTKTSQLGVLRAQQRSYSVLLREYSSTQDIDTVEQNTANNTNLQNSNMTKQEVTPDTTISPKDSTNFNVQQSGFNVQKLKSQSTHNIIASSSLGTSTFTDRLNYSPRKDSSVDGSPTNIYLDSKKYSQSSQNTMDLSSPLSPSRPLRSVRVPSIYSYLREYSPTLSTPSPSTPSSHIQRAETSPPKQDRGVTQQGDQKTLPSKFSFDFNPFVPQAQVLQKSSYGSNISPAQSLPPDFGRRSAPRLSTSPYSGLISSRPTLNNTLQELPSPPVPKTHIRSTSYDIVTTPADFKKSDPSSSLSTYTSIIRKPKEQFASSNREQRTAVQAYTSALDNHKPAQPCLLQTAPDASFVMESQSANISPHPRQLNTGSNNFFHQEHDGLMELQLDKGNSYPKHRESEKNKYLLPDKLTVESETPLTSEKEIPAVHMRERLQEMQSSNSKKGLFSSRVKKDFSSASLPDKEVVSPQYLKTKKHLPVFRTNSRIDQMLNRLKLTFGVKRSDSSPDTLPKKNKSSTQQPSDTETFESPKTKEKTCSESHPAPSNSSLTTDKTSLGSLSLLTLKKSENTLNMSGQNRSKAEINYSGSPQEGPNPTLTIDKASFASFGSLSPLTSEKSESTLNMNWQNRSTTEQKGSGCTWEAPSSSLTTNKASFASLSPVTLKKSGNTLKMNWQNRSTTEQKGSGCTQEAPNSSLPTDKASFAASGSLSPLTFRKSENTLNMDWQNRSTTEQSGSGCTWEPPNSSLTTDKASFAASGSLSPLTFRKSENTLNMDWQNRSTTEQSGSGCTWEPPNSSLTTDKASFAASGSLSPLTFRKSENTLNMDWQNRSTTEQSGSGCTWEPPNSSLTTDKASFASFGSLSPLTLRKSENILNMDLQNRSTNEQSGSGCTWEAPNSSLTTDKASFGSLSPLTLKRHSDENGNRSYGRSFSPHRQKAQSMNRSATLPHYKKSSIGPPSPFYLFDFDSEDIQNDNVFYSPLNKKTNSLCESDDFSPQSATKSPVHQNLVRSHLSSSCADLKYGLHSGRSFSVSSVVSSRPSGPGRISTSSISDLSSLEEFLPKENYTIVDSPMSSSHSPIYDAKSITGKQSQYGYTDNLDLDHDDADPTPPPSPTMSSSPRRISQAPSVSSPIWTTPENLSPPRGILSSRSYKTSMTVFEESDSDTTTDDEYYLDNGDAAETEL; encoded by the exons ATGTCAACACATGATCTGAAGTTGCAGCAGTCAAGTTGTCAAAGCGAAGTGAAAGCGAGCGTGACTTGTGTTGTCTCAGATCAGGAGGGATTGTACACACAAACTGATAAATCACG TTTTCAGAATGTAAGTGAACATGAGAAGATACATCCTGGACCATTGGCTCAACACATCCACAACAAGAAATATTTAGAAACTAGAACTACTGCTTCTTCACCATCGCTGCAGTTAACAGGCCAGCAGAAAAGCAGCAGAG ATTTGCAGATCAGGCAAATAATACTTCTCAGATCTAAGGAAGACCTCTGTAGGACatctgaggaggagaggaagTCTGCCAGATTCACTTCCACCATCTCTATCAGTCTTcccaacagaagaaacaaaaaagacacaGCGGAGGAAAAAACACTGAAAGCTACAACTAACCt CACACATGAAGCCATAAAGAACACAGCTAATCAACACCACACAGAG CTAAGGGACGTGCTTTCGCAGACAGACCAATGTGGCGAATCAACTGATGAATTATTTAAGAATGGGGATGGGCCAAAAGCAAGCTTTGATGAAGACAGTTTTACCACTCTGCATCAACGTGGGACAAAGCAGGGACAAAATACAGGAATACAATACAACATAGGCCTTCATGAACAAACACAAATTGTCCACAACTACTCACAAAGACATTCTGCTCATCCTGTTTGTGAGGTTCAAACAGAATTCAACAAGGAATCTGGAGCCAACGACTGTAGAGAGAATGCTGCCACAACCCCACAATACCACAGTAATCTGACCTCCCCTGAAGTGGACAATGGTTTAAAAGCAAGCACTGATTCCCAGTTTTTTGCTCACCATTCAGAAGTTGCAAACCAGGTCTTGTCAATAGACTATTTACCTGCTCCTCATTCTGAAAGCACCACTGAGCCAGAACCTGGTCTTATCAATATTACATCAGCTATGTTGTCTTCAGCCCTGGCCTCAGTTCTTGTTCCACCTTGGAGTGGCCGCCTTCGAAGACCCAAGCAAGGAGGCAACGAAGTACAGCATGAACCACAAGATTGTGGACAGAATATGAACCCATCTAGCTTATTTCGCCAGGAACGGCAGCAACAACCATTTCTTCGTTCCCAGAGGCGACCATCTGAACACATGTTGGCCCATGATAATGACATGCAGTTGACTGCAGGAACCAGCAATAACTCTCCTGACTGGCAAAAAGAGAACAATTCCCCGAACATCACAACCACAATACAGCCAAAGAGACCCGTTACCAAGTCCTCCTCTGTGGGCATGATGTACAATAATACAGATTTGCATCCTTTTCCCACACCTCTGGACACTCGTCGGGTACCAGAGTTGGCCCATTCAGGGTACAGAATATCAAACACTGGAGATGAACATGAGTCTTTCAAATCATTGAGCTCTAAGCCAACAACAAGCAGCCTACTTCTTTCCTTGAGGAGGTCAAATTTGAGAAATTCCAGTGCTGAGCCCACACAATCAGAGACTCAGATGACTAGGTCTGTCAGGTCCCTTACGTTGCCTAGCAGAGTTGTTCTGAAAACTCCATCATTTGCCCATCCTGTTACCGCTGATGACCAAACCCCTGAATACCCAGACCCTCCTGCAAGAACGGAGGAAATACCAGTCAGTCAGTTCCCTTTATCACCTAGAATTAGGAGTAGAGTGCCATTAAGGGCATCACTGTTTCTAAACAAACCAGAGACAGAAATTTCAAAGAGACTAGAAGCTTCTATTGCCAAAGCAGAGGAGGAAACTTTCCCACGCTCCACAACCAAAACCAGCCAACTTGGGGTTCTCAGAGCCCAACAACGTTCTTATTCAGTTCTTTTGAGGGAATATTCCAGTACACAAGACATAGATACAGTGGAACAAAACACTGCCAACAACACCAACCTGCAAAACTCCAATATGACCAAACAAGAAGTAACTCCAGATACCACAATTTCTCCCAAAGATTCAACTAATTTTAATGTTCAACAATCTGGCTTTAatgtccaaaaattaaaatcacaaagcaCACACAATATAATAGCCAGCAGTTCTTTGGGCACAAGCACCTTCACAGACAGGCTTAACTACTCACCCAGGAAAGACTCTTCTGTTGATGGAAGTCCCACAAATATATATCTGGACTCTAAGAAATATTCTCAGTCAAGTCAAAACACAATGGATCTTTCGAGCCCTCTTTCTCCAAGCAGACCTCTCAGAAGTGTAAGAGTACCAAGCATTTATTCATACCTACGGGAGTACAGCCCGACGCTGTCCACCCCTTCCCCTTCCACCCCTTCTTCCCACATACAGCGAGCTGAAACATCGCCTCCTAAGCAAGATAGAGGCGTAACACAGCAGGGTGACCAGAAAACACTTCCCTCAAAATTTTCATTTGACTTCAACCCTTTTGTGCCACAGGCACAAGTGTTACAAAAAAGCTCTTATGGCTCTAATATATCACCAGCTCAATCTCTGCCTCCTGATTTTGGACGAAGATCAGCACCTCGTCTCAGTACATCTCCATATTCAGGCCTCATCTCCTCACGACCTACACTCAACAACACTTTACAAGAACTACCCTCTCCGCCTGTGCCCAAAACTCATATCCGATCCACATCTTATGATATTGTAACCACTCCTGCAGACTTCAAAAAAAGTGATCCAAGCTCTTCACTGTCCACATACACAAGCATTATAAGAAAACCAAAGGAACAGTTTGCTTCTTCTAACAGAGAACAGAGGACAGCAGTTCAAGCTTACACAAGCGCCCTAGATAATCACAAACCTGCCCAGCCATGCCTTTTACAAACTGCACCAGATGCAAGTTTTGTCATGGAAAGCCAAAGCGCTAATATAAGCCCACACCCAAGGCAGCTCAACACAGGCTCTAACAACTTCTTTCATCAGGAGCATGATGGCCTGATGGAACTTCAGCTTGATAAGGGTAATTCTTACCCCAAGCACAGGGAGAGtgagaaaaataagtatttattaccTGATAAGCTCACAGTAGAAAGTGAAACTCCACTGACATCTGAGAAGGAGATTCCTGCTGTGCATATGCGTGAGAGATTGCAGGAAATGCAAAGTTCCAATTCAAAAAAAGGCCTCTTTAGTTCACGAGTTAAGAAAGACTTCTCCTCAGCTTCTTTGCCAGACAAAGAGGTTGTTAGTCCCCagtatttaaaaaccaaaaaacatttgCCAGTGTTCAGAACGAACAGCAGGATTGACCAGATGTTAAATCGCTTGAAACTGACATTTGGTGTCAAACGTTCAGACAGCTCACCTGACACACTACCAAAAAAGAACAAGAGTTCCACTCAGCAGCCCTCAGATACTGAGACTTTTGAAAGTCCCAAGACAAAGGAGAAAACATGCTCTGAGAGCCACCCGGCACCCTCTAACTCCTCTTTAACAACTGATAAAACCTCTTTAGGTTCCTTGTCACTACTAACACTAAAGAAATCTGAGAATACATTAAATATGAGTGGACAAAATAGGTCTAAGGCTGAAATAAATTATTCTGGGTCCCCACAGGAGGGGCCCAACCCGACCTTGACCATCGATAAAGCATCTTTTGCCTCTTTTGGGTCTTTGTCGCCACTTACATCAGAGAAATCTGAGAGTACTTTAAATATGAATTGGCAAAATAGATCTACAACTGAACAAAAGGGCTCTGGGTGCACATGGGAGGCCCCCAGCTCATCTTTGACCACCAATAAAGCATCTTTTGCATCTTTGTCGCCAGTTACATTAAAGAAATCTGggaatactttaaaaatgaattggCAAAACAGATCTACAACTGAACAAAAGGGTTCTGGATGCACACAGGAGGCCCCCAACTCATCTTTGCCCACCGATAAAGCCTCTTTTGCTGCTTCTGGGTCTTTGTCACCACTTACATTCAGGAAATCTGAGAATACTTTAAATATGGACTGGCAAAACAGATCTACAACTGAACAAAGTGGTTCTGGGTGCACATGGGAGCCTCCCAACTCATCTTTGACCACGGATAAAGCCTCTTTTGCTGCTTCTGGGTCTTTGTCACCACTTACATTCAGGAAATCTGAGAATACTTTAAATATGGACTGGCAAAACAGATCTACAACTGAACAAAGTGGTTCTGGGTGCACATGGGAGCCTCCCAACTCATCTTTGACCACCGATAAAGCCTCTTTTGCTGCTTCTGGGTCTTTGTCACCACTTACATTCAGGAAATCTGAGAATACTTTAAATATGGACTGGCAAAACAGATCTACAACTGAACAAAGTGGTTCTGGGTGCACATGGGAGCCTCCCAACTCATCTTTGACCACGGATAAAGCCTCTTTTGCTTCTTTCGGGTCTTTGTCGCCACTTACATTAAGGAAATCtgagaatattttaaatatggacTTGCAAAACAGATCTACAAATGAACAAAGTGGTTCTGGGTGCACATGGGAGGCACCCAACTCATCTTTGACCACGGATAAAGCCTCTTTTGGGTCCTTGTCACCCTTAACATTAAAGAGGCATAGCGATGAAAATGGAAATCGGTCTTATGGTAGGAGCTTTAGTCCACACAGGCAAAAGGCCCAAAGTATGAATCGTTCTGCCACCTTGCCACATTACAAAAAATCCTCTATCGGTCCCCCATCGcccttttatttgtttgattttgattcaGAAGACATTCAGAATGACAATGTGTTTTATAGTCcattgaacaaaaaaacaaattcactttGTGAGTCTGATGACTTCTCTCCTCAGAGCGCCACCAAGAGTCCTGTGCACCAAAACCTTGTGAGGTCTCACTTGTCCTCATCATGTGCTGATTTAAAGTATGGTCTACACAGTGGACGATCTTTCTCAGTAAGCAGTGTGGTTTCAAGCCGCCCATCAGGTCCTGGACGAATCTCAACAAGCAGCATCAGCGACCTCTCAAGTTTGGAAGAATTTCTGCCGAAGGAGAATTATACAATAGTTGACTCTCCAATGAGTAGTAGCCATTCCCCAATCTATGATGCAAAATCTATCACTGGTAAACAGTCTCAATATGGATATACAGATAATCTTGATCTTGATCATGATGATGCAGACCCAACCCCACCTCCATCACCAACTATGTCCTCTTCACCTCGTCGGATATCCCAGGCTCCTTCTGTGTCTTCCCCCATATGGACAACTCCAGAAAATCTGTCTCCTCCTCGTGGAATCCTGTCATCAAGGAGCTACAAAACTAGCATGACTGTTTTTGAGGAGTCTGATTCTGACACCACAACCGATGATGAATACTATCTTGATAATGGTGATGCGGCAGAAACAGAACTTTAG
- the LOC109088609 gene encoding chondrolectin: protein MRAAVGILCALTFLVSCSHGARVVSGQTVCQGTPEHPCYKIAYFRDVSSRVAFREAQHACDMDGGSLLSIENTAEQKHIEHLLQELSVSTSNGDTSGSGITDGDFWIGLTRVEDETAQEPGNFASCPNLYRWTDGCVSQFRNWYADEPSCGGEACVVMYHQPTALAGPGGPYLYQWNDDRCNMKHNFICKYEPESYLVKVQSDTPGGPDVDLSSEEQEERRTPPIDQDENPLLIMPGPSSMLLIYVIIPTIPLLLLILVASGTCCFQMLSKSTPRTKTSINQSTLWISKTPKIDSGMEV from the exons ATGCGCGCGGCAGTCGGAATCCTTTGTGCTTTGACATTCCTGGTCTCGTGCAGCCATGGCGCGAGAGTTGTGAGTG GTCAGACCGTGTGTCAGGGTACTCCTGAGCATCCGTGCTATAAGATCGCTTACTTCAGGGATGTGTCGAGTCGTGTTGCATTCCGGGAGGCTCAGCATGCGTGTGACATGGATGGCGGTTCATTGCTGAGCATTGAGAACACTGCAGAGCAGAAGCACATTGAACATCTTCTGCAGGAACTCAGCGTCTCCACTTCCAACGGTGATACCAGCGGGTCAGGCATCACAGACGGAGACTTCTGGATTGGGCTGACACGGGTGGAGGACGAGACCGCACAGGAGCCTGGCAACTTCGCCTCGTGTCCTAACCTGTACAGGTGGACAGATGGATGTGTCTCACAGTTTAG AAACTGGTATGCTGATGAACCATCCTGTGGAGGAGAAGCTTGCGTGGTGATGTATCACCAGCCTACAGCTCTCGCTGGGCCTGGCGGGCCATATCTTTACCAGTGGAATGATGATAGGTGCAATATGAAGCACAATTTCATCTGCAAGTATGAACCGG AAAGTTACCTGGTAAAAGTGCAGAGCGACACGCCTGGAGGCCCTGATGTTG ATCTTTCCTCAGAAGAACAAGAGGAGAGGAGAACACCTCCCATCGATCAGGATGAGAACCCTCTACTTATAATGCCAGGGCCCTCAA GTATGCTGCTAATATACGTGATTATCCCTACCATACCTCTCCTCTTGCTGATCCTGGTGGCTTCAGGAACGTGCTGTTTCCAGATGTTAAGCAAGAG tacaCCACGGACCAAAACGAGCATTAACCAATCAACTCTCTGGATTTCCAAGACGCCAAAGATAGACAGCGGCATGGAGGTTTAA
- the LOC109088608 gene encoding lysozyme C-like — MRVAIAVLCLMWLCSCESRRLGRCDVARIFKQEGLDGFEGFSLGNYVCTAYWESKFKTHKVRSADTGKDYGIFQINSFKWCEDGTPGGKNLCKMPCSDLLQDDLKASVKCAKLIVKTEGLKSWDTWDSYCKGRKMSRWVKGCEEHY; from the exons ATGAGGGTGGCGATTGCGGTCTTGTGTCTGATGTGGCTGTGCTCGTGTGAGAGCCGAAGGCTGGGTCGCTGTGATGTTGCCCGTATCTTCAAGCAAGAGGGACTTGATGGATTTGAGGGATTCTCGCTAGGCAACT ATGTGTGCACGGCCTACTGGGAAAGCAAGTTTAAGACCCACAAAGTGCGTTCAGCTGATACTGGGAAAGACTATGGGATCTTCCAGATAAACAGTTTCAAATGGTGCGAAGATGGCACTCCAGGTGGAAAAAACTTGTGCAAAATGCCCTGTTCAG ATTTGCTTCAGGATGACCTGAAAGCTTCGGTTAAATGTGCAAAGCTCATTGTGAAAACCGAAGGACTGAAATCATG GGACACCTGGGATAGTTACTGTAAGGGGCGTAAGATGTCACGCTGGGTGAAAGGTTGTGAGGAGCACTACTAA